DNA sequence from the Hippopotamus amphibius kiboko isolate mHipAmp2 chromosome 1, mHipAmp2.hap2, whole genome shotgun sequence genome:
TACCAAAGGCAAAGAAACCTGATGTCTTTGTCAGATGTGGTATTTATCACAGAAAAATGCTCAATTTCCGTTAGATTTTTGTAAGTATTGGTAGTCGCTAACAGGCCCCCATACCGTCTCCAAGGCTCCAGAGAGCTCGGCTTGAGAACCCTGAGCCAGGGAATGAAGAAGGTTCCTCCTCCCCGGCTCAAGGTCCACCCAACCCTTGGGTCTATCAGCCACTAGCTACCCCGCCTTACCAGTGTTATAGAACACAGTATTGATGAACGTGCAGTTGCGGAAAAAGGTGTTGCTGGATGTGACATCCTCGAAATAACACTCTTCAAATAGCGAGTCCTCAAAGGACACTGACTTCAGACGCAGCCCAATAAACCTGTAAGGCCAGGATGTTGAGAGCCACTTTCGCCTCATCCTTATCCCCTCCTCCAGGACCCAATCCCTTAGTGACGCAATGGGAAGCTGCAGCATTGAGGAGAACCACAGGTCTTTGCCCCCAAACACCTTGTCTCCAAACCCCCAGACTCACAAAAGAGGCAAGGGTAGCAGGGATGGAAGGAGTCAAGTGTAAAGGTCCCCACATACTTGTCATTGAAGTACTGTCCCCCTCGGTGGATCTGATTCTCCAGGGTGAAGTTAAAAGTCACATGCTCTACACGTTCCCCAGGGAACACTTTGGTGCGGGCTGCGTAGTCCACTGCTTGGAGATGGCGGATCATGTCAGGAAACCAGACAGTCAGGCCATAGTAGCTGAAGAGTCAGGGGAAATGGAATCAGACAGGGCTTAAAGATTAGAACCATGCAGTCCAGAAGGAGGGGGAAGTAAAGGAGTCAGCCCATGTTAGGACCTTGCTCACCTCCCCAGCCTCATCTTTCACCTCATCTCATCTTTCACCAATTGCTGTGGTTCTGGGGGCCTTCAGGCTCTTCTAACTCTCCCACCATATTATTTCTTACCTCCCAGAcatttgctcttccctctgcttaaAAcagtctccccatcccaccctcagcctaattcctattcatccttcaggaCTTAGATCCCCTCCCCAGCCTACTCCCGATCTGGGCCGGGAAGCCAGAGCACTTCCCCCACCATGGCACTCCTCACACTGTTTACAGCTAGTTCTGTCTAGCTCCCAGACCAAAATGGAAACTCCATGAGGACTGGGACCACATCTATTCTATCCCAACAGAGTACCTGGCACAGAATAGAAACTTAATACTGTTCAGCCTATAATACAAGTTTGTTGGATTAATGAGTGAAGTAGAGGAGCCGGGTGGAGGACCAGAGAGGATCTGAGCAGCATCTTCCCTCATTATTCATCCCCTTCATTTCCACTTTCTCCACCTACCTATCTCCCAACCCACAAACCGTCACACCCGCCACATACCACCCGCCCCACCCACCTCCTCACCTGAACGACATGGTGAACCACACGCCCATCATCATCAGAGTAATGCGGCGATATTCTGGACCAAAACAGGAGAGGAAATTCCCCCAAACCTGGGGGGAACAGGGCAAAGTCAGACAGTGGCTGCTCGCCAGTAGTTCTAGCACCTACAGATCCCCATTTTTCTGCCCTACCACCACCCTTCAGTTCACGCATCACCCCCACGCCCAGACTtgagccctgcctccctctccatctctcccactcccttctctctctccaccatccCATCCCCCATTACCTGCCCTCCCAGGCTCAAGGCCCGGACCCCCCAGCGCTGGTACCAGGTCCCTGTGTCTGACTGGATCTCAATCAACTCATCCTCCTGATGAATTGTCTTAATGTGGGTTACCTGGGGTCAAGGAAAGGAGTGAGCAGTCACATACTCTGTACTTTCCACCCCTTCCCGGTACCTCAGTTTCTCCTGCAGTAGCAAAATGGGAGGCAGGAGGTGGACATGATACTCCGAGAGATCTCATTGAGGGAGAGTGTGGCCAGAATTGCCTAGGAAGGTGGGTGGGGACTGGGGGGAGGTATCCAGAGAGAGGCCAGGTGGGGGCTTGGAGGATTGAGGGGGAGGACTATGGCTTACTGAGAAGACTCGCTCAGGATGCCCCTTGGCTCGCATGTTGGTGTCATGGACCTGCTTCAGTACCATCCAGGCCTCATCATGCTTCCCGTTCTAGAGCCACAGACACAATCCCCACATCCAGGTTAGCCCCTCCCTGACCCAGGGTTATAGACCCCCTCCTTCAACCTGGCTTCTGGAGTCACAGGGCCAAAAAGGCTCCTACTCCCAACCCTTTGACCTATGGGCACATCCATCATCCACTCTGAAAGAGCCCAAGCGGGAGTACAGCAAGATTTCATCAGACTTGGGTAAGAGTGGGGGAGCCCAGGGTCCTGAGCCAGGTCCGAGGGAATCCTCTGGTACgatggaaagagaaaacagaaaacaagggaAATGGTGATGGGGGGCAAGTATATAGTCAGAGAAGGGGCAGCATCCTATCCCTGCTGTTCAAGATAAAgttggagggggaaggaggaggcagtgggACCCTCTTTTGAACTCTAAAGTCAGGACCAGGCCAGGACCCCTGCCTGCAAAACCTTAAGCCACCCATGGTTGAGCAGACACCCTCTCCACCCGGAGAACTCCTCTGGAAATATACATTCtaagacaaaggaagcaaggtaAAGTCCCCCAGACCTTGGACCCTGTGAGGAAGGAAGGCAGCCACATAGGACCAAACCAAACCCACAGTGGGTGTCTGAACACAGGAGCCcctgctgccctgcccccagcccagccccagccccagccccattCACCTCCAGGAAGAAACGGGGGCTCTCAGGCTGTGTGGTCAGAGCCCCAATGGCAAACACAGAAGGGAAGGCGCAGACGAGGACAAAGACCCTCCAGCTGTGGAACTGGTAAGCGGACCCCATCTGAAAGCTCCACCCTGGCAGGGACAGAGTCAGAGCATCAGCAGAGAGGCCAGAGGCCGGAGGGTCCTACCACAGGGAgcacaggagaggagagagagtctGGGGTGCATTTTCTTGGGGCTGCTCACCGTAGTGGGGGATGATGGCCCAGGCCATAGCAGCTGCGTACACTCCACCAATCATCCAAAACATGCAGAGCCAGCTCAAATGCTCCCCCCGTTTCTCCTGGGCCAGAAACTCCGAGAAATAGGAGAAGACGATGGGGATGGACCCTCCAATCCTGGAGGGCATTGCAAGAACTCAGCATTGGAAAATGGCCACATTCCTgatcccttccctgccccagtggATCCCAAGTCCCTTTCATCTTCCGGACCTTTTAAAGACACTCTTTCTCACATGCGCCCTATAAGCTCCCTCACCACCAGTCATCAAGCACCCATCCTCCGGACTCTGGGAGACAGGCAGGTCTCGGGGAGTGGGAAGGAACAAACACTGAATCTTAAagatgaggaagggagggaagataaTTACAGGAAAGAGGGGAAAtccccaaagaaaaaaagagcaaaggggAATCTGAGGGCACGTATATGGGAGCAGGCCCCAAAACAGCTTGGAGACAATGCAGAGAGTGCGTGCAGGTGGCTGAGAAAGTGTAGGAGGTGGTGGGTCAAGGCTTCAGAGTTTTGGCAGGTGGGGGTATTAACAAGGTCTGTTATTGAATATAGGAAATATTCAGACTCTAGGAAGGGGATAACTCAAGGGTTCACAGGTACCCAGGGATGAAGCTGGGACCCACTAGGACTCTTCACGGAGCCAGGCGCAGAATGGAACTAAAGCAGAGGATGGAGGACTCAGGAGTGAACCAGACATGGAATGGCATTCTGGACAGGCAGTAGACAGGTCCTGGACAGGGAGAAGCTGGCCTGAAGAcagtgggaaaggaaaggaattcattcattcaactcacACATATTTGAAGTGCCTCtggtgtgcctggcactgtgctgggccCTAGAGATATAAGAGTGACCAaggcacagccctgccctccaggggcttAGCAGGTGGACACTCACCCAACACCAGAAAGGAGGCGGCAGAAAAGAAAAGTGCCATAACCCTGGACGAAGGATGAGAAAAAGGCGAAGATGCTGTTGACTGAGAGTGATATGAGCAGACATTGTCTTCGACCCAGCCGATCAGCCAGCCCTCCCCAGAGGAAGGCTCCCACCATCATGCCCAGGTAGACAATGAGGCCTGGAAAGAGGAAAATAGGGGCAGAAGGGGTATAAGCAGACACATTTCAATTCTCTCACTTGCCAAACATTTAAATGAGCTCAAactgcagcagcatggatggaggATCTGAAGGACTTCTAGAATTTAATCCCCCCCGGAGATAAGAGCAAGTGAGAAAAGATGAGTTATGGTGAGCAAAGATGGAAGGCCATCTCTGCAAGCCAGGGGTTCAAAGGCAAGGATGCAGACGTGGGAGATCCCTAGaatctcctctttctttccctctcattCCTTCTTGCTCACTCGCTAACTCTCTTGctgtcacacacacagacacatacacacacacacagatatatgaCACCCCCATCTCTGGCTCGCCTGGAATGGGGAATGGATCTGCCTAGATTCCCACACCTTCCCAGGGTCCCCTCTATCTCTCTGCCTTGATGCCCTTAAAGCAGCAGGAGGTGTCTCTTATGTTCCCTGGGAAAGAGACTCCATTCCTTCAATCCTCCCAGGAAATCCCCCACACAAAATCCATCCTTTACTCCTTCCAGCTCCAATACTTCTGGTCCTAAAACTCTCCGGTTCTTACTTCCTTCATAAAATCAGAGTTGGAATTGATCTTAAAAATCGTCTACTCCAAACTCTGCATTTTACCCAGGCCCAAGCCAAGCCCCAGGGAGAAGGGAACTGCCCAAGATCTCATGGCAACTTGGTGACAGAGCAAAACCTGATCCCTTCTGGGTGAATCTAGGGGATTTCCTCCCTCCAGGTCCCCAACAGGAAGGGCCATTAAAGACCACTCTCTGGCCCATGAACACCCCTGGGATTAACCAAGAGCAAGGGTGACCAGCTTCTCTGGCTGAGCCCCCGgattcttcccctccccccaccaccccgaaCTGACTCTCCTCATTTAAACCAAGGAATTTGGAACTGACTTCTTGTTCCCCCAAAAGGGAAAGGGATCAGGATAACAAGAGGGAGGGCCCTGAAGAAACATTAAATGGGGGCCCATCCCAACATGACCACCTCATGCAGAACGAAGCAGACCACCACCCTACCACTGGCCCAAGCCCCAGCCCAGCTGCCCTCCCTCAGGACTCTCTTGCACAAGCAATCACACCATGACCCAGCCTccagaggagaggggtggggagtgtgCGGAGGAACCCTGAGCCCTCTGGGGACATCTTGGGATCTGGGTCCTTAGGAGCCCAGTGGTGAGGACAGGAGCAGGTCTCAGGAACAGGAGTATTTCCAGAGTTTCGGGCAGAATAGGGCGAGAGTCCCCATCAACGAGTCTTACCCAGCATGCCTTTGTTGGAGTCAGACAGGCACATGTCTTTCTCAGCACTGGGCAGCACGAAGCCCACCACAAAGACCTCGACACCATCCGCCATCAGCGCCAGACCAAGCACAAAATAGAGTGTCCACTGGAAGCGGCCGTGGCCGCACTCCCGTAGGATGGCTTCATACTGCTGGGCTAGTTCTTCCCGTTCTTTCCGCCGCTgtgcctctccccgccccccgggGGGGCCCTCCCCATCACCcaagcctcccctccctccagccaggGGTGCCCCATCTGCCATCCGCTCGCCTTTGCCCCCAGACTCTGCCCGGGGGATGCCCTGATATTCCCCCTCGTAGatctcatcatcctcatcatgGCCCTCCGTGGCATCACTAGATGCGCCACCTTCCTCCTCATCCTGGGCCCCTTCCCCCCGGTAATAGCCATCAGCAGGCGCAGGGAAGTCATCGTCATCGTCCTCCTCCTCAAAGCGGGAGTAGGATCTCCGGGAATATTCATCCTGGACTCTGTCCAGACCCTTCACCACCTTCTTGGCTGCGTGCTTTTTGACCTCCTTGGCAATGTCTTTGGCCCCACGGATGAAAGCTGCCCGGTCTCGGAAGCCCTCTTCCATGATGGGGCTTTAGGAATACGTCACCAGATCTCCCCACTCCTTATTGAGATTTTGCTCAAGGACTCGTGGAGTCAGAAAGACCTCTTCCCCCAGTTACTTAGATGAAGTATGTTCAAGTATCTTTGGGCACAGAATAGGAGAATATAGGACCTGGCCAGTGAATGTctaggaggggaaaggagggagaggagtttGGGCCCACATCCAGTTCACTTGGGTGCattgggaagggagagggggagggggggagcaagAAGGGGAGGGGGCGCCAGGTTGGGGAGGCTAAGCTGGGGAGCCAGGATAACTCAGAAAAAGCTGCCACTTCTCTTCCAGGAGTCTCTggagatctggaaaaaaaataagggggagaaaaaggaggttgTGAGGCCTAAGACACTGAAGAAGCCCCACAAAGAGCTCCTGCCAACCCAGAGCCCCACCTGGGCCATGGGTTAGAGATGGTCTCCTTGCCTCAAGTCCCACTCAGCAAAAAGGGATGACTACTTGGGCCTACCATGGGCCACTCAGTAGAAGCCCCCTTACTCTGACCTTGGAGACTAGACCCATGGGCTTTGCTCCAAAGTCACTGTCACCTACCCAGAGCCCTTCTCCTGACCCCCTGC
Encoded proteins:
- the SV2A gene encoding synaptic vesicle glycoprotein 2A isoform X1, encoding MEEGFRDRAAFIRGAKDIAKEVKKHAAKKVVKGLDRVQDEYSRRSYSRFEEEDDDDDFPAPADGYYRGEGAQDEEEGGASSDATEGHDEDDEIYEGEYQGIPRAESGGKGERMADGAPLAGGRGGLGDGEGPPGGRGEAQRRKEREELAQQYEAILRECGHGRFQWTLYFVLGLALMADGVEVFVVGFVLPSAEKDMCLSDSNKGMLGLIVYLGMMVGAFLWGGLADRLGRRQCLLISLSVNSIFAFFSSFVQGYGTFLFCRLLSGVGIGGSIPIVFSYFSEFLAQEKRGEHLSWLCMFWMIGGVYAAAMAWAIIPHYGWSFQMGSAYQFHSWRVFVLVCAFPSVFAIGALTTQPESPRFFLENGKHDEAWMVLKQVHDTNMRAKGHPERVFSVTHIKTIHQEDELIEIQSDTGTWYQRWGVRALSLGGQVWGNFLSCFGPEYRRITLMMMGVWFTMSFSYYGLTVWFPDMIRHLQAVDYAARTKVFPGERVEHVTFNFTLENQIHRGGQYFNDKFIGLRLKSVSFEDSLFEECYFEDVTSSNTFFRNCTFINTVFYNTDLFEYKFVNSRLVNSTFLHNKEGCPLDVTGTGEGAYMVYFVSFLGTLAVLPGNIVSALLMDKIGRLRMLAGSSVMSCVSCFFLSFGNSESAMIALLCLFGGVSIASWNALDVLTVELYPSDKRTTAFGFLNALCKLAAVLGISIFTSFVGVTKAAPILFASAALALGSSLALKLPETRGQVLQ
- the SV2A gene encoding synaptic vesicle glycoprotein 2A isoform X2, giving the protein MEEGFRDRAAFIRGAKDIAKEVKKHAAKKVVKGLDRVQDEYSRRSYSRFEEEDDDDDFPAPADGYYRGEGAQDEEEGGASSDATEGHDEDDEIYEGEYQGIPRAESGGKGERMADGAPLAGGRGGLGDGEGPPGGRGEAQRRKEREELAQQYEAILRECGHGRFQWTLYFVLGLALMADGVEVFVVGFVLPSAEKDMCLSDSNKGMLGLIVYLGMMVGAFLWGGLADRLGRRQCLLISLSVNSIFAFFSSFVQGYGTFLFCRLLSGVGIGGSIPIVFSYFSEFLAQEKRGEHLSWLCMFWMIGGVYAAAMAWAIIPHYGWSFQMGSAYQFHSWRVFVLVCAFPSVFAIGALTTQPESPRFFLENGKHDEAWMVLKQVHDTNMRAKGHPERVFSVTHIKTIHQEDELIEIQSDTGTWYQRWGVRALSLGGQVWGNFLSCFGPEYRRITLMMMGVWFTMSFSYYGLTVWFPDMIRHLQAVDYAARTKVFPGERVEHVTFNFTLENQIHRGGQYFNDKFIGLRLKSVSFEDSLFEECYFEDVTSSNTFFRNCTFINTVFYNTDLFEYKFVNSRLVNSTFLHNKEGCPLDVTGTGEGAYMVYFVSFLGTLAVLPGNIVSALLMDKIGRLRMLAGSSVMSCVSCFFLSFGNSESAMIALLCLFGGVSIASWNALDVLTVELYPSDKRTLLGEKDDEMGKQLFSLQTEGQNNMMHHIYFLS
- the SV2A gene encoding synaptic vesicle glycoprotein 2A isoform X3, giving the protein MADGVEVFVVGFVLPSAEKDMCLSDSNKGMLGLIVYLGMMVGAFLWGGLADRLGRRQCLLISLSVNSIFAFFSSFVQGYGTFLFCRLLSGVGIGGSIPIVFSYFSEFLAQEKRGEHLSWLCMFWMIGGVYAAAMAWAIIPHYGWSFQMGSAYQFHSWRVFVLVCAFPSVFAIGALTTQPESPRFFLENGKHDEAWMVLKQVHDTNMRAKGHPERVFSVWGNFLSCFGPEYRRITLMMMGVWFTMSFSYYGLTVWFPDMIRHLQAVDYAARTKVFPGERVEHVTFNFTLENQIHRGGQYFNDKFIGLRLKSVSFEDSLFEECYFEDVTSSNTFFRNCTFINTVFYNTDLFEYKFVNSRLVNSTFLHNKEGCPLDVTGTGEGAYMVYFVSFLGTLAVLPGNIVSALLMDKIGRLRMLAGSSVMSCVSCFFLSFGNSESAMIALLCLFGGVSIASWNALDVLTVELYPSDKRTTAFGFLNALCKLAAVLGISIFTSFVGVTKAAPILFASAALALGSSLALKLPETRGQVLQ